A single Agrococcus sp. ARC_14 DNA region contains:
- a CDS encoding ornithine cyclodeaminase family protein translates to MSGAGQGPTAFSAAAVRERITPRRARELVARALTSGFSPADDSPRSNIAAGDGHLLLMPSTIGAWTGVKIASVAPGNPERGLPRIQATYLLLDTETLSTVAIIDGVSLTALRTPAVSAVAVDGLAAPDAERLVVFGTGPQAIEHAIAMADVRTLSSIRIVGRSPSKVDAACAELRGRGIAAEPGRAADVAEADIVVCATSAEHPLFDGTLVRDGACVVAMGSHEPGRRELDERLMGRSLVVVEEAGAALREAGDVIQAVDAGVLDASALVGIDALARGEVTRATDRPNVFKGTGMSWQDLAVAIGVVER, encoded by the coding sequence ATGAGCGGCGCAGGCCAGGGCCCCACGGCCTTCAGCGCAGCGGCTGTGCGCGAGCGGATCACGCCGCGGCGTGCGCGGGAGCTGGTCGCCAGAGCGTTGACGTCAGGCTTCTCACCGGCGGACGACTCGCCCCGCAGCAACATCGCTGCTGGCGACGGTCACCTGCTGCTGATGCCGTCGACGATCGGCGCGTGGACGGGCGTCAAGATCGCCTCGGTGGCGCCGGGCAACCCGGAGCGCGGACTGCCGAGGATCCAGGCGACCTATCTGCTGCTCGACACCGAGACGCTGAGCACGGTGGCGATCATCGACGGCGTGAGCCTCACCGCGCTGCGCACGCCCGCGGTCTCGGCGGTCGCGGTCGACGGGCTTGCGGCTCCAGACGCGGAGCGCCTGGTCGTCTTCGGCACCGGCCCTCAGGCCATCGAGCACGCGATCGCGATGGCCGATGTGCGGACGCTGTCGAGCATCCGCATCGTCGGGCGGAGCCCATCCAAGGTCGACGCGGCCTGCGCCGAGCTGCGCGGGCGTGGCATCGCGGCCGAGCCAGGACGAGCAGCGGATGTCGCTGAAGCCGACATCGTCGTGTGCGCGACGTCTGCAGAGCATCCGCTCTTCGACGGCACGCTCGTGCGCGACGGGGCCTGCGTCGTCGCGATGGGCTCGCACGAGCCGGGTCGTCGCGAGCTCGACGAGCGGCTGATGGGCCGCTCGCTCGTGGTGGTCGAGGAGGCCGGTGCCGCGCTGCGAGAGGCGGGCGACGTCATCCAGGCGGTCGACGCCGGCGTCCTCGACGCATCCGCCCTCGTCGGCATCGATGCGCTCGCCCGCGGTGAGGTGACGCGTGCGACCGACCGGCCGAACGTGTTCAAGGGCACCGGCATGTCGTGGCAGGACCTCGCGGTGGCGATCGGCGTCGTCGAGCGCTGA